In one window of uncultured Desulfovibrio sp. DNA:
- a CDS encoding formate dehydrogenase accessory sulfurtransferase FdhD has translation MKQPPDTSISIERAITRIGPQGRREVMDVLLREECYELVCNGNSVTELHCMPSLLRELAVGRLRTLGLLHEISALRALSIDEQNRVIAASVAEFSATAVNAPSDVRLAAAQVHALQLAFNERCDLFRATGAAHSCALASPEGLLLFCEDIARHNALDKVIGAMLLQGLSPDGKILIFSGRLASDMLSKVVACGVKLLIAPGAPSLTSVEMAEAHGITLLGFVRRDNINIYTCPQRIS, from the coding sequence ATGAAACAGCCGCCGGATACTTCCATCAGTATTGAACGCGCCATTACCCGCATCGGGCCTCAGGGCCGCCGCGAGGTCATGGACGTGCTCCTGCGCGAAGAATGCTACGAACTCGTCTGCAACGGCAATTCCGTGACCGAGCTGCACTGCATGCCCAGCCTGCTGCGTGAGCTTGCCGTGGGGCGGCTCCGCACCCTGGGGCTTTTGCATGAAATCTCCGCGCTGCGGGCGCTTTCCATTGATGAGCAAAACCGCGTCATAGCGGCATCTGTTGCGGAATTTTCCGCGACAGCCGTGAACGCCCCAAGCGATGTGCGGCTTGCCGCCGCGCAGGTGCATGCGCTGCAACTGGCTTTCAACGAGCGCTGCGATCTTTTCCGCGCCACAGGTGCGGCCCACAGTTGCGCCCTTGCGAGCCCAGAAGGCCTGCTGCTTTTCTGCGAGGATATCGCCCGCCACAACGCGCTGGACAAGGTCATAGGGGCCATGCTGCTGCAAGGGCTGAGTCCGGATGGAAAAATCCTCATTTTCAGCGGGCGGCTCGCATCTGACATGCTCTCAAAGGTTGTGGCCTGCGGTGTGAAGCTGCTCATCGCACCGGGGGCCCCCTCGCTCACCTCCGTAGAAATGGCCGAGGCTCACGGCATCACCCTGCTGGGATTTGTACGCCGCGACAACATCAATATTTACACCTGCCCGCAAAGGATAAGCTGA
- the hycI gene encoding hydrogenase maturation peptidase HycI — MTAPALQDRNVVLTVGNSLMGDDGAGPLLCERMEASPVPGWTVVDGGSMPENVTYAVKAMKPRRLLIVDVATLELAPGEIRFVDKERIRSMGIASTHNMPLSFIMDELEREIEQVVFLGIQPQEVGFCLPITDAVQRAVERIHAGLAEGLGDIPWLA; from the coding sequence ATGACAGCCCCCGCCCTACAAGACCGCAACGTGGTGCTGACCGTGGGCAACAGCCTCATGGGCGATGACGGCGCAGGTCCGCTTTTGTGCGAACGCATGGAGGCAAGCCCTGTGCCGGGCTGGACTGTGGTGGACGGCGGCTCCATGCCCGAAAACGTCACCTACGCGGTCAAAGCCATGAAGCCCCGGCGTCTGCTTATTGTGGACGTTGCCACGTTGGAGCTTGCCCCCGGTGAAATACGCTTTGTGGATAAGGAACGCATCCGCTCCATGGGCATAGCCAGCACCCACAACATGCCCCTCTCCTTTATTATGGACGAACTGGAACGGGAGATTGAGCAGGTTGTGTTTCTGGGCATCCAGCCGCAGGAAGTGGGCTTTTGCCTGCCGATTACCGATGCTGTGCAACGTGCTGTGGAGCGTATCCACGCGGGCCTGGCGGAGGGCCTTGGCGACATCCCCTGGCTGGCCTGA
- the fdhF gene encoding formate dehydrogenase subunit alpha, which yields MKKVIEVCPYCASGCKINLLVENGRVVGAEGANGLTNQGALCLKGLYGWDFINDTKILTPRVKNPMIRRKRGGEFEAVSWDTAIDYTASRLTAIKEEFGPDSIMVSGSSRSTGNETNYIMQKFARAALGTNNVDCCARVUHGPSVAGLQQSVGNGAMSNSIVEIEDTKCLFIFGWNPADSHPIIARRVVKAKEKGATIIVCDPRKIETARIADLHVPLKNGSNVAFVNALMNVIINEGLADKEFIEKYTTGFAELKAIVDNYPPEAVTEITGIDAETIRKTARMYATAPEGAGIYWGMGVCQFYQGVETVRALTSMALITGNIGKPHTGVAPVRGQNNVQGACDMGALPNVFVGYQSVTDPAVREKFAKAWGVPVEKMSPKVGHFLSEVAASASAGRLKAFYCMGEDPLQTEPDLSGVRSGFSKLDLLIVQDCFMTKTAAVADVIFPTTTWGEHEGVYSAADRGFQRFYKAVEPQGDVKVDWDIICRLSTAMGYPMQYNNTREIWNELISLSPKYAEATYEKLDANGGLGYIQWPCTKDAPNGTQVLYAQPDGSIRFETPDGLGHLFTVEWVPPVEKISSEFPLVLSTVREVGHYSCRSMTGNCKALAALADEPGFVQMNDKDAEALGIRDHELVWVQSHHSRVITRAQISPRTNKGAVYMTYQWWIGACNELVGEVLSPITKTPEYKYVPVRVEKIEDQTWAESHVVQVYSELKQRLRKEKANGSAQKIPA from the coding sequence ATGAAAAAAGTAATAGAAGTCTGCCCATACTGCGCTTCGGGCTGCAAGATCAACCTGCTGGTTGAGAATGGCCGCGTGGTTGGCGCAGAAGGCGCCAACGGCCTGACCAACCAGGGGGCCTTGTGCCTCAAGGGTCTGTATGGCTGGGATTTTATCAACGACACCAAAATCCTGACTCCCAGAGTCAAAAACCCCATGATCCGCCGCAAGCGTGGCGGTGAGTTTGAGGCTGTCTCTTGGGATACGGCCATCGACTACACCGCATCGCGTCTTACGGCCATCAAGGAAGAATTCGGCCCCGATTCCATCATGGTTTCCGGTTCTTCCCGCTCCACCGGCAACGAAACCAACTACATAATGCAAAAATTCGCCCGCGCGGCTCTCGGCACCAATAATGTCGACTGCTGCGCGCGGGTTTGACACGGCCCATCAGTTGCAGGTCTGCAACAATCGGTCGGCAATGGCGCAATGAGCAACTCCATTGTGGAGATTGAAGATACTAAATGCTTGTTCATCTTTGGGTGGAATCCGGCAGATTCGCACCCCATTATCGCCCGCCGGGTGGTAAAGGCGAAAGAAAAAGGGGCAACCATCATTGTCTGTGATCCGCGCAAGATTGAAACTGCGCGCATCGCCGACCTGCATGTTCCCCTGAAAAACGGTTCCAACGTGGCCTTCGTCAATGCCTTGATGAACGTCATTATTAACGAGGGACTCGCGGACAAGGAGTTCATAGAAAAGTACACGACTGGCTTTGCAGAACTTAAAGCCATTGTGGACAACTATCCTCCTGAAGCGGTTACGGAAATCACGGGCATTGATGCCGAAACCATCCGCAAGACCGCCCGTATGTATGCCACTGCCCCAGAGGGCGCAGGCATATACTGGGGCATGGGCGTTTGCCAGTTCTATCAGGGTGTGGAGACCGTACGGGCACTGACCTCCATGGCTCTGATTACCGGCAACATAGGCAAACCTCACACCGGCGTTGCTCCGGTGCGTGGGCAGAACAACGTGCAGGGCGCCTGCGACATGGGCGCGTTGCCCAACGTGTTTGTGGGCTACCAGAGCGTGACAGACCCGGCCGTGCGCGAAAAATTCGCCAAGGCCTGGGGTGTTCCCGTTGAAAAAATGTCCCCCAAGGTGGGGCATTTCCTGAGTGAAGTCGCCGCGAGCGCTTCTGCTGGCAGGCTGAAGGCATTCTACTGCATGGGTGAAGACCCCTTGCAGACAGAACCCGACCTTTCCGGCGTGCGTAGCGGCTTCAGCAAGCTTGACCTGCTCATTGTGCAGGACTGCTTTATGACCAAGACAGCAGCCGTGGCCGACGTGATCTTCCCTACCACCACGTGGGGCGAACACGAAGGCGTATACTCGGCTGCCGACCGTGGCTTCCAGCGCTTCTACAAGGCAGTGGAACCGCAGGGCGATGTAAAGGTGGACTGGGACATCATCTGCCGCCTGTCCACAGCCATGGGCTATCCCATGCAGTACAACAACACCAGAGAGATCTGGAACGAGCTGATCTCACTCTCGCCCAAATATGCGGAAGCGACCTATGAAAAGCTCGATGCAAACGGCGGGCTTGGCTACATCCAGTGGCCCTGCACCAAGGATGCCCCCAACGGCACCCAGGTGCTTTACGCACAGCCCGACGGCAGCATCAGGTTTGAAACCCCGGACGGCCTGGGCCACCTCTTTACGGTGGAATGGGTCCCGCCTGTGGAAAAAATCAGCTCCGAGTTCCCGCTGGTGCTTTCTACCGTGCGCGAAGTGGGCCACTACTCCTGCCGCTCCATGACAGGCAACTGCAAGGCGCTGGCAGCACTGGCGGACGAACCCGGCTTTGTGCAGATGAACGACAAGGATGCGGAAGCCCTCGGCATCCGCGATCATGAGCTTGTGTGGGTGCAGTCGCACCACTCCAGGGTCATCACCAGGGCGCAGATCAGCCCGCGCACCAACAAGGGTGCGGTGTACATGACCTACCAGTGGTGGATCGGCGCATGCAACGAATTGGTGGGCGAGGTCTTGAGCCCCATCACCAAAACGCCGGAATACAAATATGTGCCTGTTCGAGTTGAAAAAATAGAAGATCAGACATGGGCTGAAAGCCATGTGGTGCAGGTGTACAGCGAATTGAAGCAACGCCTGCGCAAGGAAAAGGCCAACGGCTCCGCGCAGAAAATCCCTGCCTGA
- a CDS encoding 4Fe-4S dicluster domain-containing protein, whose translation MKKRIAANPGRCIGCRTCEIACALAHSELRIEDMTASDFKARVAILKHEDISTPVACRQCEDAPCASACPCGAIVADSESVTVLRHKCIGCKACIMACPYGVMRVTSHKVRRTVCGKPLGFSHKALAQKCDLCASVPEGPSCVRACPTDVLFVVEDETVQPEGTAAFQ comes from the coding sequence ATGAAAAAACGCATAGCGGCCAATCCAGGGCGCTGCATAGGCTGCCGCACCTGTGAGATAGCCTGCGCCCTGGCGCACAGTGAACTGCGTATTGAAGACATGACCGCCTCTGACTTCAAAGCCAGAGTCGCCATCCTGAAGCACGAAGACATCAGCACTCCGGTTGCCTGCCGACAGTGCGAAGACGCCCCCTGTGCATCGGCCTGCCCCTGCGGAGCCATTGTTGCCGACAGTGAGAGCGTCACCGTGCTGCGGCATAAGTGCATAGGCTGCAAGGCCTGCATCATGGCCTGTCCTTACGGGGTCATGCGGGTCACAAGTCACAAGGTGCGCCGCACCGTATGCGGCAAACCGCTGGGATTCAGCCACAAGGCCCTGGCGCAAAAATGTGATCTGTGCGCCAGCGTGCCCGAAGGTCCCTCCTGCGTGCGGGCCTGCCCCACCGATGTGTTGTTTGTGGTGGAGGATGAAACAGTGCAGCCCGAGGGAACAGCAGCATTTCAGTAA
- a CDS encoding formate hydrogenlyase maturation HycH family protein, producing the protein MTEMVSFHALRRKFLDTQKDLPESDATKQVMYYSLAIGHHVGVIDCLVKVLECPRDAYEAWVGLLPEGEARRKMNGLLTFGEIHIDANHAGMLGKAFAEAMPGMEEPYKGWSAVLMEQLAAIQREPALYFMVQLPRRME; encoded by the coding sequence ATGACTGAGATGGTCAGCTTCCACGCACTGCGGCGAAAGTTTCTGGATACGCAGAAGGATCTCCCCGAGTCTGACGCCACCAAGCAGGTCATGTACTACTCCCTTGCCATCGGGCATCACGTGGGGGTTATCGACTGCCTTGTCAAAGTGCTGGAATGCCCCAGGGACGCCTATGAAGCATGGGTGGGCCTGCTGCCCGAGGGCGAGGCCCGCCGCAAGATGAACGGATTGCTGACCTTTGGCGAAATCCATATCGATGCGAACCATGCGGGCATGCTGGGCAAGGCTTTTGCCGAGGCCATGCCCGGCATGGAAGAGCCGTACAAGGGCTGGAGCGCGGTACTCATGGAGCAACTGGCCGCCATTCAACGCGAGCCTGCGCTCTACTTCATGGTGCAGCTGCCCCGGAGGATGGAATGA